The following are encoded together in the Scomber scombrus chromosome 7, fScoSco1.1, whole genome shotgun sequence genome:
- the LOC133983925 gene encoding cysteine-rich venom protein: protein MFALLICILTLHQVHSACVVVNICPENTTIQAEIVDVHNAFRRAVQPTASNMLTMSYSEDVAVSAQAWVDQCILAHGAPSTRMLNGYELGENLFYSGAPAPWTSVINAWHSEVGHYQYPKGSTNNGSIGHYTQVVWNSSYKVGCGMKLCPNGIYFYGCHYYRAGNFKGWPPYKAGPSCASCPNNCVDKLCTNPCPYINKFINCPQMKKSTGCGNKLVSTWCPASCRCATEIIPIA from the exons ATGTTTGCTCTCCTGATTTGCATCTTGACACTGCATCAAGTGCACTCAGCATGTGTTGTGGTAA aCATTTgcccagaaaacacaacaattcagGCTGAGATAGTTGACGTGCACAATGCCTTCAGGAGAGCGGTCCAGCCTACTGCTTCCAACATGCTGACAATG aGCTACAGCGAGGACGTAGCAGTCAGTGCTCAGGCCTGGGTTGACCAATGCATTTTAGCTCATGGAGCACCGAGCACCCGCATGCTCAATG GATACGAATTAGGCGAGAATCTGTTTTATTCAGGCGCACCTGCCCCGTGGACTTCTGTCATTAATGCCTGGCACAGTGAGGTGGGACACTACCAGTATCCAAAAGGATCTACCAACAATGGATCTATCGGTCACTACACACAG GTGGTGTGGAACAGCTCCTACAAAGTTGGCTGTGGAATGAAATTGTGCCCTAATGGCATCTATTTCTACGGCTGCCATTACTACAGAGC AGGGAACTTCAAAGGATGGCCACCATATAAAGCTGGACCCTCATGTGCTTCTTGTCCCAATAACTGCGTAGACAAGCTTTGCA CTAACCCCTGTCCTTACATAAACAAGTTCATCAACTGTCCCCAGATGAAAAAGTCGACTGGATGTGGGAATAAGCTGGTGTCTACCTGGTGCCCTGCTTCATGCCGATGCGCCACTGAAATCATTCCAATTGCCTAA